The following are encoded in a window of Castanea sativa cultivar Marrone di Chiusa Pesio chromosome 9, ASM4071231v1 genomic DNA:
- the LOC142608759 gene encoding uncharacterized protein LOC142608759, which translates to MRWFNGLRAGSIDSFMELAMAFGSHFITCDRVLRPLDSLLSMAIRERETLKTYSNRYWEMFNKINGDFNEVAVNTFKVGLPTEHDLRKSLAKRPIRSVRQLMDRIDEYKRVEEDQQQRKGKAKVIPQERRDFRLEKYNNKWPRRDFTGQSGPAPLQAMNTVFREPVQQILEKIPHEPYFEWPNKMAGDPIKRNQNLQCHYHQERGHTIENCRTLWNHLEQLVKEGWLKQFIYQPNGQGDHSSSENQGNNASRPFLGTKTSWIA; encoded by the coding sequence atgagatggtttaatggcctGAGGGCAGGTTCAATCGATTCCTTCATGGAACTCGCTATGGCATTTGGGTCTCATTTCATTACCTGCGACAGAGTTCTTCGGCCTCTAGATTcgttattatccatggccataaGGGAAAGGGAGACCCTGAAAACATACTCtaacaggtattgggagatgtttaataaAATCAATGGTGATTTTAATGAGGTGGCGGTTAACACTTTCAAGGTGGGTCTTCCAACTGAGcacgacttaaggaaatctctggCTAAGAGGCCTATACGAAGTGTACGTcagctcatggaccgtattgatgaatataaacgGGTTGAAGAGGATCAACAGCAAAGGAAAGGgaaggcaaaggttatccctcaggagagaagggatttcaggttggaGAAATATAATAACAAATGGCCTCGGAGAGATTTTACGGGGCAATCTGGTCCAGCCCCTCTTCAAGCAATGAATACTGTGTTTCGTGAACCTGTACAACAAATATTAGAGAAGATTCCTCATGAACCATACTTTGAGTGGCCCAACAAAATGGCAGGAGACCCCATAAAGCGTAATCAAAACCTTCAGTGTCATTATCATcaggagagaggtcataccaTTGAAAATTGTAGGAccttgtggaatcatttggagcagttggttaaGGAAGGATGGTTGAAGCAATTTATATATCAGCCCAATGGGCAAGGAGATCATTCAAGCTCGGAAAATCAGGGTAATAATGCTTCAAGGCCTTTTTTGGGTACGAAAACCTCCTGGATAGCCTGA
- the LOC142610130 gene encoding UDP-glycosyltransferase 73C11-like, producing MRANSAMASQSQIRQLHFLLIPLMSQSHLIPFTEMAKLFAHHGVKVTIVLTPLNAARFNTILEQAKASNLNIEFVSLRFPGQEAGLPEGCENLDALPSLNLSLQFFAACNMLQKPLEKWVEELESLPNCIISDICLPWTTEIGLKFKIPRLVFHTTSCFCLLCSHNISCSKVLEGVTSESQTFLVPNMPDRIELTKAQLPEATTKISDEFTNFVNQFKEAELSAQGIVVNTFEELEPRYVEEYQKVVKNIWCIGPLSLCNKAISDKFERGSETSIDECNCLRWLDSMKPNSVIYVCFGSLCEMLASQLVELALGLESSKFPFIWVTKRGNYSAELEKWLVEENFEEKTKGRGLIIRGWAPQVQILSHLAIGGFLTHCGWNSTLEGVSAGVPMITWPMFAEQFYNEKLLVQVLRIGVRVGAKASVGFGEEKDKVLVRSQDVKKAIEQLMGKGEEAEEKRERARKLGGIAKKSVEEGGSSYLNVKSLFQHISENESIIG from the coding sequence ATGAGAGCCAATTCAGCCATGGCTTCACAGTCACAAATTCGCCAGCTTCACTTCCTTCTTATCCCTTTGATGTCCCAAAGCCATCTCATCCCttttactgaaatggccaaacTCTTTGCACACCATGGCGTAAAAGTTACCATTGTCCTCACACCCCTTAATGCAGCTCGGTTTAACACAATCCTTGAACAAGCAAAAGCCTCAAACCTCAACATTGAATTCGTTTCACTTCGTTTTCCTGGCCAAGAAGCCGGATTGCCTGAAGGATGCGAAAACTTGGACGCCCTCCCTTCTCTCAACCTATCACTACAATTTTTTGCAGCATGTAACATGCTACAAAAGCCGCTAGAAAAGTGGGTAGAAGAGTTAGAATCTTTGCCTAACTGCATTATTTCTGATATATGTCTTCCTTGGACCACAGAGATTGGCCTCAAGTTCAAGATTCCGAGGCTTGTCTTCCATACAACATCTTGCTTCTGTCTATTATGTTCTCACAACATATCTTGCTCTAAGGTGCTCGAAGGAGTCACATCTGAATCCCAGACATTTTTGGTGCCCAACATGCCAGATAGGATTGAACTAACTAAAGCCCAGCTACCTGAAGCAACGACAAAAATTTCGGATGAATTCACAAATTTTGTGAACCAATTTAAAGAGGCTGAGCTATCGGCACAAGGGATAGTGGTTAACACATTTGAAGAGTTAGAGCCAAGATACGTGGAAGAATACCAGAAAGTGGTGAAGAATATTTGGTGCATAGGGCCGCTATCTTTATGTAACAAAGCGATATCTGATAAGTTTGAAAGAGGGAGCGAGACTTCTATTGATGAGTGCAATTGCTTGAGATGGCTAGATTCAATGAAGCCCAACTCTGTCATTTATGTTTGCTTTGGAAGTCTTTGTGAAATGTTAGCATCACAATTAGTGGAGCTTGCTTTGGGCTTAGAATCATCCAAATTTCCATTCATTTGGGTTACTAAAAGGGGAAATTACTCAGCGGAATTAGAAAAATGGTTAGTTGAAGAAAACTTTGAAGAGAAGACTAAAGGGAGAGGTCTTATAATTCGAGGATGGGCACCACAAGTTCAAATTCTATCCCATTTAGCAATTGGAGGGTTCTTAACGCATTGTGGTTGGAATTCTACACTAGAAGGAGTAAGTGCAGGCGTGCCTATGATAACATGGCCTATGTTTGCGGAGCAGTTCTACAATGAAAAGTTACTTGTTCAGGTGTTGAGGATTGGTGTGAGGGTGGGAGCTAAGGCTTCTGTTGGCTTTGGGGAGGAGAAGGATAAGGTGTTGGTGAGGAGTCAGGATGTGAAGAAGGCAATAGAACAGTTGATGGGTAAAGGAGAAGAAGcagaagagaaaagagagagagctagaaAGCTTGGAGGAATCGCTAAGAAATCAGTTGAAGAAGGAGGATCTTCTTACTTGAATGTGAAGTCGTTGTTCCAACACATATCAGAGAACGAGTCAATCATCGGGTGA